The proteins below come from a single Sinorhizobium fredii genomic window:
- a CDS encoding DUF4126 domain-containing protein, whose protein sequence is MTVYVLALLIGVVAGLRAMTAPAAVSIAAAAGWLPIASTWAAFMGYRFTPYIFGLLALVEYVTDQLPGTPSRTVPQQFGARIVSGGFCGAVIGTASGSLAGGAIAGVIGAIIGTLGGYQARKRLVAMTGGKDLPIALLEDLAAILLAYWVVSS, encoded by the coding sequence ATGACCGTCTATGTGCTAGCGCTTCTCATCGGCGTCGTCGCAGGGTTGCGGGCGATGACCGCGCCAGCTGCCGTCAGCATCGCCGCCGCGGCCGGCTGGCTGCCGATTGCCAGCACCTGGGCGGCCTTCATGGGCTACCGCTTCACGCCTTATATCTTCGGCCTGCTGGCGCTCGTCGAATATGTCACCGACCAGCTGCCGGGCACGCCGAGCCGCACGGTGCCGCAGCAGTTCGGCGCCCGCATTGTCAGCGGCGGCTTTTGCGGCGCGGTCATCGGCACGGCAAGCGGCTCCTTGGCCGGCGGTGCCATCGCCGGCGTTATCGGTGCGATCATCGGAACGCTCGGCGGTTATCAAGCGCGCAAGCGGCTCGTCGCGATGACCGGCGGCAAGGACCTGCCGATCGCCCTTCTCGAAGATCTCGCCGCAATTCTGCTGGCCTATTGGGTGGTGTCGTCATGA
- the osmF gene encoding glycine betaine ABC transporter substrate-binding protein OsmF translates to MRLTLMNTVIGTALALALSTAAAKADVVVSSKIDTEGGVLGNIILAVLNANDIKTTDRVQLGATPVVRKAITAGEIDIYPEYTGNAAFFFEKADDPAWKDAAKGYELAKKLDYDANKIVWLTPSPANNTWAIALRKEVVEKNSLKTLSDFGKYVSDGGEVILAASAEFVNSAAALPAFQTAYAFTLKPEQLITLSGGDTAATIAAAANQTNGANAAMVYGTDGGIAPSGLVVLEDDKNVQPVYQPTPIIREAILKENPNIETLLKPVFEKLDLVTLQELNGRVQVGGEPAKAVAEDFLKKNGFLK, encoded by the coding sequence ATGCGCCTGACCCTGATGAACACAGTTATCGGCACCGCTCTAGCCCTTGCTCTGAGTACCGCCGCGGCCAAGGCCGACGTCGTGGTTTCCTCCAAGATAGACACGGAGGGCGGCGTTCTCGGAAACATCATTCTCGCCGTGTTGAATGCCAACGACATCAAGACCACCGACCGGGTCCAACTCGGCGCTACGCCTGTTGTCCGCAAGGCGATCACGGCCGGCGAAATCGACATCTATCCCGAATATACCGGCAACGCCGCGTTCTTCTTCGAGAAGGCAGACGATCCCGCCTGGAAGGATGCGGCCAAAGGCTATGAACTGGCAAAGAAGCTTGACTACGATGCCAACAAGATCGTCTGGCTGACACCGTCGCCGGCCAACAACACCTGGGCGATCGCATTGCGCAAGGAGGTGGTCGAGAAGAACAGCCTCAAGACGCTTTCCGACTTCGGCAAATATGTCAGCGACGGCGGCGAGGTCATCCTGGCGGCGTCCGCCGAGTTCGTGAACTCCGCGGCTGCCTTGCCGGCATTCCAGACCGCCTACGCCTTCACGCTGAAGCCGGAGCAATTGATCACGCTGTCGGGCGGCGATACGGCAGCGACCATCGCCGCGGCCGCCAACCAGACGAACGGCGCCAATGCGGCAATGGTCTATGGTACCGATGGCGGCATTGCGCCCTCCGGCCTGGTCGTCCTCGAGGACGACAAGAACGTGCAGCCGGTCTATCAGCCGACGCCGATCATCCGGGAGGCCATCTTGAAGGAAAATCCCAATATCGAGACGCTTTTGAAGCCCGTCTTCGAGAAGCTCGATCTCGTGACGCTGCAGGAACTGAATGGCCGCGTGCAGGTGGGCGGCGAACCGGCGAAGGCGGTCGCCGAGGATTTTCTGAAGAAGAACGGCTTCCTGAAGTAG
- a CDS encoding carbohydrate ABC transporter permease — MSVRRSTVIFAWILLLPAVLYVTVIVAYPLVDTFILSFTDASLKKTTKWVGTANYDNIFNATFAEVIIRTFVWTAFSVAIKMIIGTFGAVMLNAAVPGRALFRVLTMPPWIVPMAIGIFMWGWMYNGQFGMISGLLQNLGLVSGPVAFLAHGSTAFWATIITDVWIGVPLVTLYMLASMQAIPQDLYEAAWTDGAGRFYRFRRITLPLLVPSMITMSMLSLIATFNSFDIIWILTQGGPNGDTTTMIIDTYRTAIGSKKYGEGAARAVLICIFLSIFCITYFRVTHRLASGESR; from the coding sequence ATGAGTGTTCGCCGCAGCACCGTCATCTTCGCCTGGATACTGCTTCTTCCGGCCGTCCTCTACGTGACGGTAATCGTCGCCTATCCGCTGGTCGATACGTTCATTCTGTCGTTTACGGATGCCTCGCTCAAGAAGACCACCAAATGGGTCGGCACTGCCAATTACGACAATATTTTCAACGCGACCTTTGCGGAAGTGATCATCCGGACCTTCGTCTGGACCGCCTTTTCGGTGGCGATCAAGATGATCATCGGCACCTTCGGCGCAGTGATGCTGAATGCCGCAGTGCCGGGGCGGGCGCTGTTCCGGGTGCTTACCATGCCGCCCTGGATCGTGCCGATGGCGATCGGCATCTTCATGTGGGGCTGGATGTATAACGGCCAGTTCGGGATGATCTCCGGCCTGCTGCAGAACCTGGGGCTGGTTAGCGGCCCGGTCGCCTTCCTGGCGCACGGCTCGACGGCCTTCTGGGCAACGATCATCACCGATGTCTGGATCGGCGTGCCGCTGGTGACCCTCTATATGCTCGCTTCGATGCAGGCGATCCCGCAGGATCTTTACGAGGCCGCCTGGACGGACGGCGCAGGGCGTTTCTACCGCTTCCGCCGCATCACCCTGCCGCTGCTTGTGCCGTCGATGATCACCATGTCGATGCTGTCGCTGATCGCCACCTTCAACTCCTTCGACATCATCTGGATCCTGACGCAAGGCGGCCCGAACGGCGACACGACGACGATGATCATCGACACCTATCGAACGGCCATCGGCTCGAAGAAATACGGTGAGGGTGCGGCGCGTGCGGTGCTGATCTGCATCTTCCTGTCGATCTTCTGCATCACCTATTTCCGCGTCACGCACCGCCTTGCCTCCGGAGAAAGCCGATGA
- a CDS encoding ABC transporter permease: MPSLPTLLRLAVFLVLLAFLLQPGWFEPLFKPLVQENAPAVYNRGSIFWLTLLHLRTVLVATFAATLVAVSLAILVTREMGAEFLPLSRSLVNIGQTFPPVAVLALSVPIFGFGEKPTLIALFLYGLLPIFENALTGLTTLPPAVMEAARGAGMTERQRLLQIELPLALPVILTGIRLSVVISLATATIGSTVAAKTLGEVIIAGLQSNNLAFVLQGGLIVAALAVLIHDLLQALERTLAGRTHA; encoded by the coding sequence ATGCCGTCGCTCCCGACGCTCCTGCGGCTGGCGGTATTCCTCGTCTTGCTGGCCTTCCTGCTGCAGCCCGGCTGGTTCGAGCCGCTATTCAAGCCGCTGGTGCAGGAGAATGCGCCGGCGGTCTACAATCGGGGCAGCATTTTCTGGCTGACTCTCCTCCATCTTCGAACCGTGCTCGTCGCGACTTTCGCCGCGACGCTTGTTGCCGTGTCGCTGGCGATCCTCGTGACGCGGGAGATGGGCGCCGAATTCCTGCCGCTGTCGCGCAGCCTCGTGAATATCGGCCAGACTTTCCCACCCGTGGCGGTGCTGGCGCTCTCGGTTCCGATCTTCGGCTTCGGCGAGAAGCCGACGCTGATCGCGCTTTTTCTCTATGGCTTGCTGCCGATCTTCGAGAATGCCCTGACGGGGCTGACGACGCTGCCGCCTGCGGTGATGGAGGCGGCGCGCGGTGCGGGCATGACCGAACGCCAAAGGCTTCTTCAGATCGAGCTTCCCCTGGCGCTGCCGGTGATCCTCACCGGCATCCGACTTTCGGTCGTGATCAGCCTCGCGACCGCAACGATCGGCTCGACCGTTGCCGCCAAGACCCTCGGCGAGGTCATCATTGCCGGCCTGCAGTCGAACAATCTCGCCTTTGTCCTGCAGGGCGGTCTCATCGTTGCGGCGCTCGCCGTGCTCATTCACGACCTGCTTCAGGCGCTGGAGCGCACGCTCGCCGGACGCACCCATGCATAG
- a CDS encoding sulfite exporter TauE/SafE family protein yields MEDFLLFAAVGFLAQAVDGALGMAYGVISSTVLLAFGVPPAQASASAHAAELFTTAASGSAHLYHRNIDWKLFRRLVPFGVGGGILGAFVLTSFDGDQVKPFVTAYLAIIGSWLLYRSFHRIPTNPVKMRIVAPLGATAGFLDAAGGGGWGPVATTGLLGAGGQPRFVIGTVNASEFLIALSVSLSFLAMIVTGHWEEAGHFRDYLASIGGLIAGGVLAAPLAGWMVKALKEKTLLRLVGILITLLAGYQTLQLTGVL; encoded by the coding sequence ATGGAAGACTTCCTACTGTTCGCGGCGGTCGGGTTTCTGGCTCAGGCTGTCGATGGTGCTCTTGGAATGGCCTATGGCGTGATCTCGTCGACGGTGCTCCTCGCCTTCGGCGTGCCGCCGGCACAAGCCTCGGCATCGGCCCATGCCGCGGAACTGTTCACCACCGCCGCCTCCGGCTCCGCCCATCTCTATCACCGCAACATCGACTGGAAACTGTTCCGGCGCCTCGTGCCCTTCGGCGTCGGGGGCGGCATCCTCGGCGCCTTCGTCCTCACTTCGTTCGACGGCGACCAGGTCAAGCCCTTCGTCACAGCCTATCTCGCCATCATCGGGAGCTGGCTGTTGTACCGGTCGTTTCATCGTATTCCGACGAACCCGGTGAAAATGCGAATCGTTGCGCCGCTCGGCGCAACTGCCGGCTTCCTCGATGCGGCCGGTGGCGGCGGCTGGGGTCCCGTTGCGACGACCGGCCTGCTCGGCGCCGGCGGACAGCCGCGCTTCGTCATCGGCACCGTCAATGCGAGCGAGTTTCTGATTGCGCTTTCGGTCTCGCTGAGCTTCCTCGCCATGATCGTAACCGGCCACTGGGAGGAAGCAGGCCATTTCCGCGACTATCTGGCATCGATTGGCGGTCTGATCGCCGGAGGCGTCCTGGCGGCGCCGCTGGCCGGTTGGATGGTCAAGGCGCTGAAGGAGAAGACACTCCTGCGGCTTGTCGGAATTCTGATCACCCTGCTGGCCGGCTACCAGACGCTCCAACTGACTGGAGTGCTCTAA
- a CDS encoding Gfo/Idh/MocA family protein, translating to MKVGIIGLGFRLGYLGYVFKAIDESFVIAGYVDPAPAGLATLAEEGISAGKAYAKPEELIAGEKLDLLMIGSPNHMHLDHIRIGLEAGLKVFCEKPIVSTIEQSVELAALLAKHGHDRLMVGLVLRYAPMYRDLRAAQAAGTLGEIVSIEAAEHIEPYHGAFFMRDWRRYGRYAGSFMLEKCCHDLDLYNGVVGARPERVASFGGRKSFTPANDPARDGINDLQLFHRKPSGWLGSDKVFDSDGDIIDYQVAIIEYANGVAMNFHTNLNVPDQFRRFCVMGSRGMAEGDFIRGYLDVHEALSGRKVVEKKYATETALSQHYGADEQMAAEIIAHVKHGGPLPVSPLDALEAGILALSMDEARMKRQVIDLRPLWDRFDEALHARAA from the coding sequence ATGAAGGTCGGGATAATCGGACTCGGATTCCGTCTCGGATATCTGGGCTATGTCTTCAAGGCGATCGACGAAAGCTTCGTGATCGCCGGCTATGTCGACCCCGCCCCCGCCGGCCTCGCGACGCTTGCGGAAGAGGGCATTTCGGCGGGAAAGGCCTATGCCAAGCCGGAGGAACTGATTGCCGGCGAAAAACTCGACCTCTTGATGATCGGCTCGCCGAACCACATGCATCTGGATCACATCCGCATCGGACTCGAGGCGGGTCTCAAGGTCTTCTGCGAAAAGCCGATCGTCAGCACCATAGAGCAGAGCGTCGAACTTGCCGCGCTGCTGGCGAAGCATGGGCACGACCGGCTGATGGTGGGGCTGGTGCTGCGTTATGCGCCTATGTACCGCGATCTTCGCGCCGCCCAGGCGGCTGGAACCCTCGGCGAGATCGTTTCGATCGAGGCGGCCGAGCATATCGAACCCTATCATGGCGCCTTCTTCATGCGCGATTGGCGCCGCTACGGACGCTATGCCGGCAGCTTCATGCTCGAGAAATGCTGCCACGACCTCGACCTCTATAACGGCGTCGTCGGCGCCCGGCCGGAGCGGGTGGCGAGCTTCGGCGGGCGCAAGAGTTTCACCCCAGCCAATGATCCCGCCCGCGACGGCATCAACGACCTGCAACTGTTTCACCGCAAGCCGAGCGGCTGGCTCGGCTCCGACAAGGTCTTCGACAGCGACGGCGACATCATCGACTATCAGGTTGCGATCATCGAATACGCCAATGGCGTGGCGATGAATTTCCACACGAACCTCAACGTGCCGGACCAGTTCCGCCGCTTCTGCGTGATGGGTTCGCGCGGCATGGCGGAGGGCGACTTCATCCGCGGCTATCTCGACGTCCACGAGGCGCTCTCCGGCAGGAAGGTCGTCGAGAAGAAATATGCGACGGAAACAGCACTCTCGCAGCACTATGGTGCGGACGAGCAGATGGCGGCCGAGATCATCGCCCATGTCAAGCACGGCGGACCGCTGCCGGTCTCGCCGCTCGATGCGCTGGAGGCAGGCATCCTGGCGCTCTCCATGGACGAGGCGCGCATGAAGCGGCAGGTCATCGATCTCCGGCCGCTCTGGGACCGCTTCGACGAAGCCCTGCACGCCCGTGCGGCCTGA
- a CDS encoding ABC transporter permease: MAIGVIREIERRPLTIIDKLGVIIAALALYGAFLAPFATFRANRIVQGEGKAILEALPPSLGYGLLALVMSGAIVAVLRTSVLVRMAAAFAALVALCFLIGSAAASLTPADNAYARVSPASGFWILVLAFALLVADALTRLNPGPGLRLLFLAGALALIGAMLATGQWNGLSILKEYASRAETFWAEAGRHLTLALGSLAVATAVGLPLGILCHRVDRLRAALLNVLNAIQTIPSIALFGILIAPLGWVATHVPGAHAIGVRGIGVAPAFVALFLYSLLPVVANTVVGLAGVPRAANDAARGLGMTEGQRLARVEFPLAFPVILAGIRIVLVQNIGLATIAALIGGGGFGVFVFQGIGQTAMDLVLLGAVPTVLLAFAAAIVLDALIEVTGPKHSRGKAT, from the coding sequence ATGGCGATCGGTGTCATCCGGGAAATAGAGCGCAGACCCCTTACTATTATCGATAAGCTCGGCGTAATCATTGCGGCTCTGGCGCTTTATGGGGCGTTTCTTGCCCCCTTCGCGACATTCCGGGCAAACCGCATCGTCCAGGGGGAGGGAAAGGCGATCCTGGAAGCATTGCCGCCGTCGCTCGGCTACGGACTTCTTGCTCTTGTAATGTCCGGTGCCATCGTTGCGGTCCTGAGAACATCCGTTCTCGTGCGCATGGCGGCGGCCTTTGCGGCCCTCGTCGCACTCTGCTTTCTCATCGGCAGCGCTGCGGCCAGCCTGACGCCGGCGGACAATGCCTATGCCCGCGTCTCGCCGGCCTCGGGCTTTTGGATACTCGTCCTTGCCTTTGCGCTTCTGGTCGCCGATGCGTTGACTCGGTTGAACCCCGGACCCGGCCTCCGGCTTCTATTCCTCGCGGGGGCCTTGGCGCTCATTGGCGCAATGCTCGCCACCGGGCAATGGAATGGTCTGTCGATCCTCAAGGAATATGCGAGTCGTGCCGAGACGTTCTGGGCCGAGGCCGGCCGCCACCTGACGCTGGCGCTTGGATCGCTCGCCGTGGCAACCGCCGTCGGACTGCCGCTCGGCATTCTCTGCCATCGCGTAGATCGGCTGCGGGCGGCGCTCTTGAATGTCCTGAACGCCATCCAGACGATCCCGTCGATCGCCCTTTTCGGCATCCTGATCGCCCCGCTCGGCTGGGTTGCGACGCATGTTCCGGGCGCTCATGCAATCGGCGTGCGCGGCATCGGCGTCGCTCCGGCCTTCGTCGCGCTCTTTCTCTATTCGCTGCTGCCGGTCGTCGCCAACACGGTCGTCGGCCTCGCCGGCGTGCCGCGCGCGGCCAACGATGCCGCTCGCGGGCTCGGCATGACCGAAGGGCAGCGGCTCGCCCGAGTCGAGTTTCCCTTGGCCTTTCCGGTCATTCTTGCCGGGATCCGCATCGTGCTCGTCCAGAATATCGGGCTTGCCACCATCGCCGCACTGATCGGCGGCGGCGGCTTCGGCGTCTTCGTCTTTCAGGGCATCGGCCAGACGGCCATGGATCTCGTGCTGCTTGGTGCCGTGCCGACTGTCCTGCTCGCTTTTGCCGCAGCGATCGTCCTCGACGCCCTGATCGAAGTGACGGGTCCGAAACACAGCCGGGGCAAGGCCACATGA
- a CDS encoding FAD-containing oxidoreductase codes for MSRQFDAIIIGAGQAGPSLAGRLTEAGKTVALIERKLFGGTCVNTGCMPTKAMVASAYAIHTARRGAEYGMTTGPVSVDFARVMARKEKIRLESRSGIESWLKGMKNCTVLEGHARFEGPTEIRIGEERISGEQIFLNVGGRAAIPDFPGVDEVPYLTNSSIMELAHLPRRLIIIGGSYIGLEFAQMFRRFGSEVTVIEKGPRLIAREDPDVSDAIRAILEQEGIHIRLNAECIRFARHADGIAAGVDCTSGPPQVVGSDVLLATGRRPNTDDLDLDKAGVTTDARGYIEVDDMLRTNVPHIFALGDCNGRGAFTHTSYNDFEIVAANLIDNDPRLVSDRIQTYALYIDPPLGRAGMTENEARRTGRKLLIGTRPMTRVGRAVEKGETQGFMKVIVDADTKDILGASILGTGGDEAIQSILDVMYAKRPYTTISRAMHIHPTVSELIPTVFGDLSPAT; via the coding sequence ATGAGCAGGCAATTCGATGCGATCATCATCGGCGCCGGTCAGGCCGGTCCGTCGCTTGCCGGCCGATTGACGGAGGCCGGCAAGACCGTGGCGCTCATCGAGCGCAAGCTTTTCGGCGGCACCTGTGTCAACACCGGCTGCATGCCGACCAAGGCGATGGTCGCGAGCGCCTATGCGATCCACACGGCGCGCCGCGGTGCCGAATACGGCATGACGACCGGTCCTGTTTCGGTCGATTTCGCCCGGGTCATGGCGCGAAAGGAAAAAATCCGACTCGAGTCGCGATCGGGAATCGAATCCTGGCTCAAAGGCATGAAGAACTGCACGGTGCTGGAAGGCCATGCGCGCTTCGAAGGTCCAACCGAGATCCGCATCGGCGAGGAGCGGATTTCCGGAGAGCAGATCTTCCTCAATGTCGGCGGACGCGCCGCGATCCCGGATTTTCCGGGCGTCGACGAGGTCCCTTATCTCACCAACAGCTCGATCATGGAGCTGGCCCACCTGCCCCGGCGTCTCATCATCATCGGCGGCAGCTATATCGGGCTTGAATTCGCACAGATGTTCCGCCGCTTCGGGTCCGAAGTCACCGTCATCGAGAAGGGCCCTCGCCTGATTGCGCGCGAGGATCCCGACGTCTCGGATGCGATCCGCGCCATCCTCGAACAGGAGGGAATCCACATCCGCCTCAACGCCGAATGCATCCGCTTCGCCAGGCACGCCGACGGCATTGCCGCCGGGGTCGACTGCACGTCGGGCCCCCCGCAAGTCGTCGGCTCCGACGTGCTGCTTGCCACCGGCCGCCGCCCGAACACCGACGATCTCGACCTCGACAAGGCGGGTGTTACGACCGACGCACGCGGATACATCGAGGTCGACGACATGCTGCGCACCAACGTGCCGCATATTTTCGCGCTGGGCGACTGCAACGGACGCGGCGCCTTCACTCATACATCCTACAACGATTTCGAGATCGTCGCCGCGAACCTCATCGACAATGACCCGCGCCTGGTCAGCGACCGCATTCAGACCTATGCGCTCTACATCGATCCGCCGCTCGGCCGGGCCGGCATGACCGAAAACGAGGCGCGCCGGACCGGCCGCAAGCTGCTGATCGGCACCCGGCCGATGACCCGCGTCGGCCGTGCCGTCGAGAAGGGCGAGACGCAGGGATTCATGAAAGTCATTGTCGACGCCGACACGAAGGACATCCTCGGCGCCTCGATCCTCGGCACAGGCGGCGACGAGGCCATCCAGAGCATCCTCGACGTCATGTATGCGAAGCGGCCCTACACCACGATCAGCCGCGCCATGCATATCCACCCGACCGTGTCGGAATTGATCCCCACCGTATTCGGCGATCTTTCGCCCGCGACGTAG
- a CDS encoding ABC transporter ATP-binding protein: MIEFDRVTKRYDETEVVSDVSLTVMPHTITVIVGTSGSGKTTLIRMVNRLVEPTSGMIRIDGEDNRLVPEFELRRRIGYAIQGHGLFPHRTVAENIATVPTLLGWERTRIKAKVEELLTLFQLDPDFFGPRYPHELSGGQQQRVGVARALAAEPNLLLMDEPFGALDPIIRAKAQDDLLAIQKHFGTTIILVTHDMEEAFHLADRIAVMDKGEVVQHGTPAEMLVRPATPFVEELIGATERPFRLLAIETAGDAVEPGAAEGTPIPEALSQREALSELLWSGRSALPVAAANGSILGKISLDGLVKRAARPR, encoded by the coding sequence ATGATCGAATTCGACCGGGTCACCAAGCGATACGACGAAACCGAGGTGGTGAGCGACGTTTCGCTCACCGTCATGCCGCATACGATCACCGTCATCGTCGGGACATCGGGCTCGGGCAAGACGACGCTGATCAGGATGGTCAACCGTCTGGTCGAGCCGACCTCCGGCATGATCCGGATCGACGGCGAGGACAATCGCCTGGTGCCGGAATTCGAACTGCGCCGCCGGATCGGCTATGCGATCCAGGGGCACGGCCTCTTTCCGCACCGCACGGTCGCCGAGAACATCGCCACCGTACCGACGCTGCTCGGCTGGGAAAGGACGCGGATCAAGGCCAAGGTGGAAGAACTGCTGACCCTCTTCCAGCTCGATCCGGATTTCTTCGGGCCGCGCTATCCGCACGAGCTCTCCGGAGGCCAGCAGCAGCGCGTCGGCGTCGCGCGGGCGCTGGCGGCGGAGCCGAACCTGCTTCTGATGGACGAACCCTTCGGTGCGCTCGACCCGATCATCCGGGCCAAGGCGCAGGACGACCTGCTCGCCATCCAGAAGCATTTCGGCACGACGATCATCCTCGTCACCCACGACATGGAGGAGGCCTTCCATCTCGCCGACCGGATCGCCGTCATGGACAAGGGCGAAGTGGTGCAGCACGGAACGCCGGCCGAGATGCTGGTGCGCCCGGCAACGCCTTTCGTCGAGGAACTGATCGGCGCGACGGAAAGGCCATTCCGCCTGTTGGCCATCGAGACGGCAGGCGACGCCGTCGAACCCGGTGCGGCGGAGGGCACGCCGATACCGGAGGCCTTGAGCCAGCGCGAGGCCCTTTCCGAACTCCTGTGGTCCGGGCGCTCTGCCTTGCCGGTTGCGGCGGCGAACGGCTCCATCCTCGGCAAGATCAGCCTCGACGGCCTGGTCAAACGTGCGGCGAGGCCGCGGTGA
- a CDS encoding ABC transporter substrate-binding protein encodes MTIAYKTGFLALALLGSTALAAQAADQEISWIYCGDKIDPIHEKYIKEWEAKNPGWKVTPEVVGWAQCQDKATTLAAAGTPVGMAYVGSRTLKEFAENELIVPVPMTEEEKKSYYPNIVDTVTFEGNQWGVPIAFSTKALYWNKDLFKQAGLDPETPPKTWADEIAFAKQIKEKTGIPGYGLPAKTFDNTMHQFMHWVYTNNGKVIDGDKIVIDSPEVLAALQAYKDITPYSVEGATAYEQNEIRAIFLDGKVGMIQAGSGAAARLKETKINWGIAPLPLGPSAKGEGTLLITDSLAIFKDTGVEEKAIEFAKFITSPGPQGEYELQGGAGLTPLRPSPKVDEFVKADASWKPLIDGIAYGGPEPLFKDYKGFQNTMIEMVQSVVTGKAEPADALKKAAADLEQYK; translated from the coding sequence GTGACCATCGCTTACAAAACCGGGTTTCTTGCGCTTGCCCTGCTAGGATCGACCGCGCTCGCCGCACAGGCCGCCGACCAGGAGATCAGCTGGATCTATTGCGGCGACAAGATCGACCCGATCCACGAGAAATACATCAAGGAATGGGAAGCCAAGAACCCCGGCTGGAAGGTGACGCCGGAAGTCGTCGGCTGGGCGCAGTGCCAGGACAAGGCGACGACGCTCGCCGCGGCCGGCACGCCGGTTGGCATGGCCTATGTCGGATCCCGTACCCTCAAGGAATTCGCCGAGAACGAACTGATCGTTCCGGTGCCGATGACCGAGGAAGAGAAGAAGAGCTACTACCCCAACATCGTCGACACGGTAACCTTCGAGGGCAATCAGTGGGGCGTGCCGATCGCCTTCTCGACCAAGGCACTCTATTGGAACAAGGACCTCTTTAAGCAGGCCGGTCTCGACCCGGAGACGCCGCCGAAGACCTGGGCGGACGAGATCGCCTTCGCAAAGCAGATCAAGGAAAAGACCGGTATTCCGGGCTATGGTCTGCCGGCGAAAACCTTCGACAACACGATGCACCAGTTCATGCATTGGGTTTACACCAACAACGGCAAGGTGATCGACGGCGATAAGATCGTCATCGACAGCCCCGAAGTGCTGGCGGCGCTGCAGGCCTACAAGGATATCACGCCCTATTCCGTCGAAGGCGCAACCGCGTACGAGCAAAACGAAATTCGGGCCATCTTCCTCGACGGCAAGGTCGGCATGATCCAGGCCGGCTCCGGCGCCGCCGCGCGCCTGAAGGAAACGAAGATCAATTGGGGCATTGCGCCGCTGCCGCTCGGCCCCTCGGCCAAGGGCGAAGGCACGCTCTTGATCACCGACAGCCTGGCGATCTTCAAGGATACGGGCGTCGAGGAAAAGGCGATCGAATTCGCGAAGTTCATCACCTCTCCCGGTCCGCAGGGCGAGTACGAACTGCAGGGCGGCGCGGGGCTGACGCCGCTGCGCCCGTCGCCGAAGGTCGATGAATTCGTCAAGGCCGATGCATCCTGGAAGCCCTTGATCGACGGGATCGCCTATGGTGGACCCGAGCCGCTCTTCAAGGACTACAAAGGGTTCCAGAACACCATGATCGAGATGGTCCAGTCGGTCGTCACCGGCAAGGCGGAACCGGCCGATGCCTTGAAAAAGGCCGCTGCCGATCTCGAACAGTACAAGTAA
- a CDS encoding carbohydrate ABC transporter permease, translating into MSQPAMINRYRWYELVGIYAGIFVFLSFILAPFVEGFLVSLKPLSLLFSSPYRFWPENGSFEAYRTMWVSVPGFARYIFNSFFVSFIVTAVVLALVVPAAYAFARFRFRGNGALLGAFLAVNMFSGAVLLIPLFRLMRSMGVLNTYFAMIVPGVAFLIPSAIWLLRTYMLRIPRELDEAAFVDGASHFYTLRRVILPIAMPGITVVAITTFIGSYAQQFIFALTFNSKTEYMPLPVGLFAYFGRQEVVWNELMAASFVGIAPAVIVIFFLQRYLVSGLTAGAVKQ; encoded by the coding sequence ATGAGCCAGCCGGCCATGATCAACCGCTACCGCTGGTACGAGCTCGTCGGCATCTATGCAGGGATATTCGTCTTCCTGAGCTTCATTCTGGCGCCCTTCGTCGAAGGTTTCCTGGTGTCGCTGAAACCGCTCAGCCTGCTGTTTTCCTCGCCCTATCGCTTCTGGCCTGAGAACGGCTCCTTCGAAGCCTATAGGACCATGTGGGTAAGCGTGCCGGGATTTGCCCGCTACATCTTCAATTCGTTCTTCGTGTCCTTCATCGTCACGGCGGTCGTGCTGGCGCTGGTCGTGCCGGCCGCCTACGCTTTCGCGCGCTTCAGGTTTCGGGGAAACGGGGCGTTGCTCGGCGCCTTCCTCGCGGTCAACATGTTTTCGGGCGCCGTGCTGCTGATCCCGCTCTTCCGGCTGATGCGCAGCATGGGCGTGCTTAACACCTATTTCGCGATGATCGTGCCCGGGGTCGCCTTCCTCATTCCCTCGGCGATCTGGCTCCTGCGCACCTATATGCTGCGCATCCCGCGCGAATTGGACGAAGCGGCCTTCGTCGATGGCGCCAGCCATTTCTATACGCTTCGCCGCGTGATCCTGCCGATCGCCATGCCCGGCATCACCGTGGTCGCGATCACAACGTTCATCGGCTCCTATGCCCAGCAGTTCATCTTCGCGCTGACCTTCAACTCCAAGACCGAATACATGCCGTTGCCGGTCGGGCTCTTTGCCTATTTCGGCCGCCAGGAAGTCGTCTGGAACGAGTTGATGGCCGCAAGCTTCGTCGGCATCGCGCCGGCGGTGATCGTCATCTTCTTCCTTCAACGCTATCTCGTCAGCGGTCTGACCGCCGGCGCGGTGAAACAATAA